A part of Aegilops tauschii subsp. strangulata cultivar AL8/78 chromosome 2, Aet v6.0, whole genome shotgun sequence genomic DNA contains:
- the LOC109743910 gene encoding protein RKD5, whose protein sequence is MEAPAAAAAAVSTLSALAVFVSTVDRGAVRSAHGYRVAGKGGGCGWERWVEREFAFTPTSAREVPLPADALRLLPADWRGRPAYREGQIAGPWRCILAFDFVAAVAPPPVPPPVLCPFRNPRLMCVPSLYNDLTKVFQFQKVEEKVPGLVQCDSDEKLTTSDAKDRVSVKQEAGSDTDEPPQFGEDLLAPAEKQRRAHREYIASITLNDIAQYFHLPIREASRTLKIGLSILKKKCRQYGIPRWPHRKLKSLDSLIHDLEYVIDDETERDGVKQEDHMQDEKENQDAIEALAKRKRMLETEKATIQQKPTLDLMAETKQFRQYVFKRKYRAKTLVSE, encoded by the exons ATGGAagcccccgccgccgctgccgccgccgtctCCACCCTCTCCGCGCTCGCCGTCTTCGTCAGCACCGTTGACCGCG GTGCCGTGAGGAGCGCGCACGGCTACAGGGTCGCCGGCAAGGGAGGGGGCTGCGGCTGGGAGAGGTGGGTGGAGCGGGAGTTCGCCTTCACCCCCACCTCCGCCCGCGAGGTCCCGCTCCCCGCCGACGCGCTGCGGCTGCTCCCGGCGGATTGGCGCGGCCGCCCCGCGTACCGCGAGGGCCAGATTGCCGGGCCCTGGCGCTGCATCCTGGCATTCGATttcgtcgccgccgtcgccccgccgcccgtgcCGCCGCCCGTGCTCTGCCCCTTCAG GAACCCGAGGCTCATGTGTGTGCCTTCCCTGTACAACGACCTGACAAAGGTGTTCCAGTTTCAGAAAGTAGAAGAAAAGGTCCCAGGGCTCGTTCAATGCGATTCAGATGAGAAATTGACCACTTCGGATGCAAAGGACAGAGTTTCTGTTAAGCAAGAGGCAGGGTCTGATACCGATGAGCCACCCCAATTTGGTGAAG ATCTTCTAGCACCAGCTGAGAAGCAGAGGCGAGCTCACCGGGAGTATATAGCTAGCATTACTCTAAATGACATAGCTCAGTACTTTCATCTTCCAATCAGAGAAGCATCCAGGACTCTGAAGATTGGACTCAGCATTCTGAAGAAGAAATGCCGGCAATATGGGATACCTCGCTGGCCTCACCGCAAACTCAAGTCCCTTGATTCGCTGATTCATGATCTTGAG TATGTGATTGACGACGAAACGGAAAGAGATGGCGTGAAGCAGGAGGATCACATGCAGGATGAAAAGGAGAATCAAGATGCAATCGAGGCGCTTGCCAAGCGGAAGAGGATGCTGGAGACTGAGAAGGCGACCATCCAGCAAAAACCGACCCTGGACCTGATGGCTGAAACCAAGCAGTTCAGGCAGTATGTTTTCAAGAGGAAATACAGGGCAAAAACCCTAGTGAGCGAGTAG
- the LOC109743911 gene encoding protein RKD5, which yields MDAAAAAAVTTLSALAVFASTLHQGAVRSVHGYRVVAMGGRCAWDRWVEREFAFSPTSCREVPLPAAAPRILPVEWRGRPAYREGQVFGTWRCVLAFDSIAAVPLPPTPPPMLCPFRNPGLVCVPSLYNDLYMVYQFQKFQQVPELVKRDSDEKSTRLDAEDKTCDVEVKEESGSDSDEDPQSGEELPAHVARRRRAKKQHIASITLADIAPYFHLPIREASRALKIGVSILKQKCRQYGIPRWPHRKIKSLDSLISDLEFVMDDTDGDVVQKETSRQREKEREKEKEKEKEKEKEKQEAIQALAKRKRLLESEKEIIQQKPALDLMAETKLFREDVFKRRYRAKRLPGH from the exons atggacgccgccgccgccgccgccgtcaccacCCTCTCCGCGCTCGCCGTCTTCGCCAGCACGCTCCACCAAG GTGCCGTGCGGAGCGTGCACGGGTACAGGGTCGTCGCgatgggagggaggtgcgcgtgGGACCGGTGGGTGGAGCGGGAGTTCGCCTTCTCCCCCACCTCCTGCCGCGAGGTCccgctccccgccgccgcgccgcggaTACTCCCGGTCGAGTGGCGCGGCCGCCCGGCGTACCGCGAGGGCCAGGTGTTTGGCACCTGGCGCTGCGTCCTGGCCTTCGACTCCATCGCCGCCGTGCCGCTGCCGCCCACGCCTCCCCCGATGCTCTGCCCCTTCCG GAACCCGGGGCTGGTGTGCGTGCCTTCGCTGTACAACGACCTGTACATGGTGTATCAGTTTCAGAAATTTCAACAGGTCCCGGAGCTCGTCAAACGTGATTCGGATGAGAAATCGACCCGTTTGGATGCAGAGGATAAAACTTGTGATGTTGAAGTTAAAGAAGAGTCAGGGTCTGATTCTGATGAGGATCCCCAATCTGGTGAAG AACTTCCAGCACATGTTGCGAGACGCCGGAGAGCCAAGAAGCAGCACATAGCTAGCATCACTCTAGCTGACATAGCCCCGTACTTCCATCTTCCAATCAGAGAAGCATCCAGGGCTCTGAAGATCGGAGTCAGCATACTGAAGCAGAAATGCAGGCAATACGGGATACCCCGCTGGCCTCACAGGAAGATCAAGTCCCTCGATTCACTGATTAGTGATCTGGAG TTTGTGATGGACGACACAgatggagatgttgtgcagaAGGAGACTAGCAGgcagagggagaaggagagggagaaggagaaggagaaggagaaggagaaggagaaggagaagcaggagGCGATCCAAGCGCTGGCTAAGCGGAAGCGGTTGCTGGAGAGCGAGAAGGAGATCATCCAGCAGAAGCCTGCCCTGGACCTGATGGCTGAAACCAAGCTGTTCAGGGAGGACGTTTTCAAGAGGAGATACAGAGCTAAAAGATTGCCCGGTCACTGA